The Helianthus annuus cultivar XRQ/B chromosome 16, HanXRQr2.0-SUNRISE, whole genome shotgun sequence genome includes a window with the following:
- the LOC110917364 gene encoding uncharacterized protein LOC110917364 isoform X3 — MQDYPSNSHDAQGNVYMEARPARIQENKKRLRELGVKNVVDSMTSLVDSNKMKKKTVKRNTRAGDVDYIPNPDPGDDSEEDNQQVGRSIVESKKRHHSQYIPPMSMSRAANLTKLGRVLAPNVSQKVPSTSNATKPNKEGAKRRMILVDEDDDEDVEIFQGNKVDKEVDGVDEDDEHGDMADHNFSSEDENNDQEQLHGPEKDKATGNVYMEARLARIQENQKRLRELGVKNVVDSMTSLVDSNKMKKKPVKRNTRAGDVDYIPDPGEDSGDDCEEDNQQVGRSIVVPKKRHHSQYIPPMSMSRTANLTKLRRVLAPNVSQKVLSTSNATKPNKEVAKRRMIDDEDEEIFQEGNKVDMEVDGADEDDEHGIMADPNYSEDENNNQEQLHGPGKDKATGAPKKVGGHTQKAEIWKMNTTERIDVTFNDHGQPVGEEGKELVQYLGTLVRMADHVSIEYSDWRKVPMKNKEDMYSLVKSKFAIHPVETSEIKEWIFQNMGKKWRTWKGVLKSRGYDPSLTIDEIVTQQTNNDNRVNPTQFKELVTRWFTPKFQTTCAAKRLSRSKMKEPHVTGTKSFARLAHEVATKNDGVYPTRGEMYITTRTRKDGSFVDDKAANVVASLKAIASDSASKPIDPHDFTNDEYSKVKGPEKRGYVRLVGRMPATKSKGDSSTNSHTIHQLQSVVNVMMNIIQERIPDANLPTVLSNMNIQVPRVGSSAPSNSLPSNELSSSRSDDIDDRAENM; from the exons ATGCAAGATTATCCATCAAATTCTCATGATGCACAAG GTAATGTGTACATGGAAGCTAGACCAGCGAGGATTCAGGAGAACAAAAAAAGACTACGAGAATTAGGAGTTAAAAACGTTGTGGACTCTATGACAAGTTTGGTAGACAGTaacaaaatgaagaaaaaaacagTGAAAAGGAACACTCGTGCGGGGGATGTAGATTATATTCCAAATCCAGATCCAGGTGATGATTCTGAGGAAGATAACCAACAAGTTGGTAGAAGTATTGTAGAATCCAAAAAG CGACACCATTCACAATATATTCCACCAATGTCCATGAGTAGAGCTGCTAATCTAACGAAACTAGGTCGGGTGCTTGCTCCAAATGTCTCCCAAAAGGTTCCGTCTACTTCAAATGCAACAAAACCAAATAAAGAAGGAGCAAAGAGAAGGATGATTCttgttgatgaggatgatgatgaggacGTGGAAATATTccaag GTAATAAAGTGGATAAGGAAGTAGATGgtgttgatgaagatgatgagcaTGGAGACATGGCAGATCATAACTTTTCTTCTGAAGATGAAAACAATGATCAAGAACAATTGCATGGCCCTGAAAAAGATAAAGCAACAG GTAATGTGTACATGGAAGCTAGACTAGCGAGGATTCAGGAGAACCAAAAAAGACTACGAGAATTAGGAGTTAAAAACGTTGTGGACTCTATGACAAGTTTGGTAGACAGTAACAAAATGAAGAAAAAACCAGTGAAACGGAACACTCGTGCGGGGGATGTAGATTATATTCCAGATCCAGGTGAAGATTCAGGTGATGATTGTGAGGAAGATAACCAACAAGTTGGTAGAAGTATTGTAGTACCCAAAAAG CGACACCATTCACAATATATTCCACCAATGTCCATGAGTAGAACTGCTAATCTAACGAAACTACGTCGGGTGCTTGCTCCAAATGTCTCCCAAAAGGTTCTGTCTACTTCAAATGCAACAAAACCGAATAAAGAAGTAGCAAAGAGAAGGATGATTGATGACGAGGACGAGGAAATATttcaag AAGGTAATAAAGTGGATATGGAAGTAGATGGtgctgatgaagatgatgagcaTGGAATCATGGCAGATCCCAACTATTCTGAAGATGAAAACAATAATCAAGAACAATTGCATGGCCCTGGAAAAGATAAAGCAACAG GTGCTCCCAAAAAGGTTGGAGGTCATACCCAAAAGGCCGAAATATGGAAAATGAATACTACTGAAAGAATAGATGTCACATTTAACGACCATGGACAACCAGTGGGGGAAGAAGGCAAAGAACTTGTTCAGTATCTTGGGACACTTGTGAGGATGGCTGATCATGTATCAATTGAGTATTCTGACTGGAGAAAAGTTCCTATGAAAAATAAAGAGGATATGTATTCGCTTGTTAAG TCCAAATTTGCTATTCATCCAGTTGAAACAAGTGAGATTAAAGAATGGATATTCCAAAACATGGGGAAAAAATGGAGAACGTGGAAAGGTGTATTAAAGTCACGTGGATATGATCCAAGCCTTACTATTGACGAAATTGTGACGCAACAAACTAATAATGACAATAGAGTGAATCCAACGCAATTTAAAGAACTTGTTACTCGTTGGTTCACTCCGAAATTTCAG ACTACATGCGCTGCAAAAAGATTGAGTCGCTCAAAGATGAAGGAGCCTCATGTAACCGGGACAAAGTCGTTTGCTAGACTTGCTCATGAAGTG GCAACGAAGAATGATGGTGTATACCCGACCCGAGGAGAAATGTATATAACAACTCGCACTCGTAAAGATGGAAGTTTTGTTGATGATAAAGCAGCTAATGTTGTG GCTTCACTAAAAGCTATTGCAAGTGACTCTGCAAGCAAACCTATAGATCCGCATGATTTTACAAATGATGAATACTCAAAAGTTAAAGGCCCGGAGAAAAGAGGGTATGTTCGATTAGTTGGAAGAATGCCAGCCACAAAAAGTAAAGGTGATTCTTCGACTAATTCACATACTATTCATCAGCTTCAGAGTGTTGTGAACGTTATGATGAACATTATCCAAGAACGTATCCCCGATGCAAACTTGCCTACAGTTCTTAGCAATATGAACATACAG GTCCCCCGCGTCGGTTCTTCGGCTCCTAGCAACTCTTTACCTAGTAACGAATTATCATCTTCAAGAAGTGACGATATTGATGACAGAGCTGAAAACATGTGA